The Achromobacter deleyi genome has a window encoding:
- the sctC gene encoding type III secretion system outer membrane ring subunit SctC, with translation MILATALSLGVSGASVAAPNWANVPYSYYARDENLQTLLREFAGGFSLSLQMGPSVSGTVNGKFNANSPTEFLDRLGGVYGFNWFVYAGTLFVSRTNDMKTRSVSAMGSSISALRQALQQLGILDPRFGWGELPDQGIALVSGPPGYVDLVERTVAALPMGAGGQQVAVFRLKHASVNDRTISYRDQKVVTPGLSTVLRNLITGGGGGNNNETLSAIAAPLRDSPPIFPQANGGPSADSAPMVAAANGAPVPAPAAKGGLRLREPTVQADARLNAIIVQDIPDRIPIYRSLIEQLDLPSTLVEIEAMIVDVNSDLVNELGVNWGARAGTTSFGYGNLALTPSGGLPVDGAAALSPGTIGVSVGSNLVARLRALQTKGQANILSQPSILTADNLGAMIDLSDTFYIQTRGERVATVTPVTVGTSLRVTPRHIESREGARVELTVDIEDGRIQEERPIDGLPTVRKSNISTLAVVGNDQTLLIGGYNSSQNSEQVDKVPFLGDIPGLGIFFSNKSKTVQRRERLFLIRPRVVAVNGEVVALPGAANTAPMLDATWNGGTPMTAGQYLDLAQGQRTRIQFGPNVEVRGGGGPLRVSEWMQGVPTAQPVLQGKSNATQGPVIQVAPVAAPGTGRAP, from the coding sequence ATGATTCTGGCGACTGCCCTGTCGCTGGGCGTGAGTGGCGCAAGCGTGGCCGCGCCGAACTGGGCCAACGTGCCTTACAGCTACTACGCGCGCGACGAGAACCTGCAGACGCTGCTGCGCGAGTTCGCGGGCGGTTTCAGTTTGTCGCTGCAGATGGGGCCCAGCGTATCGGGCACCGTCAACGGCAAGTTCAACGCCAACTCGCCCACGGAATTCCTGGACCGGCTGGGTGGCGTGTACGGCTTCAACTGGTTCGTCTACGCGGGCACCCTGTTCGTCAGCCGCACGAACGATATGAAGACGCGCTCGGTCAGCGCCATGGGCAGCTCGATCAGCGCCTTGCGCCAGGCCTTGCAGCAGCTGGGTATCCTGGATCCCCGCTTCGGCTGGGGCGAATTGCCGGACCAGGGCATTGCCCTGGTTTCGGGCCCTCCGGGCTATGTGGATCTGGTCGAGCGCACCGTGGCCGCCCTGCCGATGGGCGCGGGCGGCCAGCAGGTGGCGGTGTTCCGGCTCAAGCATGCGTCGGTGAACGACCGCACCATCAGCTACCGCGACCAGAAGGTGGTGACCCCCGGCTTGTCCACGGTGCTGCGCAACCTGATCACGGGTGGCGGCGGCGGCAACAACAACGAAACGCTGTCGGCCATTGCCGCGCCCTTGCGCGACAGTCCGCCCATCTTCCCGCAGGCCAACGGCGGCCCGTCAGCGGACAGCGCGCCCATGGTCGCGGCGGCCAATGGCGCGCCCGTGCCGGCGCCGGCGGCCAAGGGCGGGCTGCGCCTGCGCGAACCGACCGTCCAGGCCGATGCCCGGCTCAACGCCATCATCGTGCAGGATATTCCGGACCGCATTCCCATCTACCGCAGCCTGATCGAACAACTAGACCTGCCGAGCACGCTGGTCGAGATCGAAGCCATGATCGTCGACGTGAACTCCGACCTGGTCAATGAGCTGGGCGTGAACTGGGGCGCGCGCGCGGGCACCACCAGCTTCGGCTACGGCAACCTGGCGCTGACGCCCAGCGGCGGCCTGCCGGTGGACGGCGCAGCGGCGTTGTCGCCGGGCACGATCGGCGTCAGCGTGGGCAGCAACCTGGTGGCGCGGCTGCGCGCGTTGCAGACCAAGGGACAGGCCAACATCCTGTCGCAGCCTTCGATCCTGACCGCCGACAACCTGGGCGCCATGATCGACCTGTCTGACACGTTCTATATCCAGACCCGTGGCGAACGCGTGGCGACGGTGACGCCCGTCACGGTGGGCACTTCGTTGCGGGTGACGCCGCGCCATATCGAATCCAGGGAGGGTGCCCGGGTCGAGCTGACGGTGGACATCGAGGACGGGCGCATCCAGGAAGAACGCCCGATCGACGGCCTGCCGACCGTGCGCAAGAGCAATATCAGTACGCTGGCGGTGGTGGGCAATGACCAGACGCTGCTGATCGGGGGCTACAACAGCAGCCAGAATTCCGAGCAGGTGGACAAGGTGCCGTTCCTGGGAGACATCCCGGGCCTGGGCATCTTCTTCTCGAACAAGTCCAAGACGGTGCAGCGCCGCGAGCGGCTTTTCCTCATCCGGCCCAGGGTCGTCGCCGTCAACGGCGAGGTGGTGGCGCTACCGGGTGCGGCGAATACCGCGCCGATGCTGGATGCGACCTGGAACGGCGGCACGCCGATGACGGCGGGACAATACCTGGACCTGGCGCAGGGCCAGCGCACGCGGATCCAGTTCGGGCCCAACGTGGAAGTGCGGGGCGGCGGCGGGCCGTTGCGCGTGTCGGAGTGGATGCAGGGCGTGCCGACGGCGCAGCCGGTCTTGCAGGGCAAGTCCAACGCCACGCAGGGGCCGGTGATCCAGGTGGCGCCGGTGGCGGCGCCGGGCACGGGCAGGGCGCCTTAA
- a CDS encoding CesT family type III secretion system chaperone produces the protein MSSVHPLISAYVSRHGLALPARADGRLTVVVDDTFRIHLHAAPNGWLAMTSRLCGLPEQSAARDELVREIGKLAAGMLSRHAAACVVDPQGRTLWLQQTLSPDSSPLALDEAVGAFANALSFWAGAVRRLA, from the coding sequence ATGAGCTCAGTCCATCCTCTCATTTCAGCCTATGTGAGCCGCCACGGGCTGGCTCTGCCCGCGCGCGCCGATGGCCGGCTCACCGTGGTGGTCGACGACACGTTCCGCATCCACCTGCACGCCGCGCCCAATGGCTGGCTGGCGATGACGTCGCGCCTTTGCGGCCTGCCCGAGCAAAGCGCGGCGCGCGATGAACTGGTGCGTGAAATCGGCAAGCTGGCCGCGGGAATGCTGAGCCGTCATGCAGCCGCCTGCGTGGTCGACCCGCAAGGCCGCACGCTGTGGCTGCAGCAGACATTGAGTCCGGACAGCAGCCCCCTGGCGCTGGACGAAGCCGTCGGCGCGTTCGCCAATGCCCTGTCCTTCTGGGCGGGCGCGGTGCGGCGGCTGGCATGA
- the sctU gene encoding type III secretion system export apparatus subunit SctU, with translation MSGEKTEQPTSKKLRDARQKGDVAHSKDFTQTLLVLALFGYMLGNAHGIVESLGRLILIPATLTGMPFEQALPTVLDAALREAVALVLPFVLIVLIVGMFSEFLQVGVVLAFEKLKPSAKKLDVMENLKNIFSKKNLVELLKSVLKIAFLSVLVALVVRDALPELMAVPHSGLAGLEAGVGGMMRTLVVNIAFAYVVISLADFVWQRMQYRKGLMMSKEDVKQEFKEMEGDPHIKHKRKHLHQEMVMHGAVASARKATVLVTNPTHLAIAIYYQPDETALPMVLAKGEGALAEQMMKAAREAGVPVMQNIPLARALMATAQADQYIPSELIEPVAEVLRLVRKLAANPEPQP, from the coding sequence ATGAGCGGCGAAAAGACAGAACAGCCAACCAGCAAGAAGCTGCGTGACGCGCGGCAGAAGGGCGACGTCGCCCACAGCAAGGATTTCACCCAGACGCTGCTGGTGCTGGCGCTGTTCGGCTACATGCTGGGCAATGCCCACGGCATCGTCGAGTCCCTGGGCCGGCTGATCCTGATTCCGGCGACGCTCACGGGCATGCCGTTCGAGCAGGCGCTGCCCACCGTGCTGGACGCCGCGCTGCGCGAAGCCGTGGCGCTGGTGCTGCCCTTCGTGCTGATCGTGCTGATCGTCGGCATGTTCTCGGAGTTCCTGCAGGTTGGCGTAGTGCTGGCGTTCGAAAAGCTCAAGCCTTCGGCCAAGAAGCTCGACGTGATGGAGAACCTGAAAAACATATTCTCCAAGAAGAACCTGGTGGAGCTGCTGAAATCAGTCCTCAAGATCGCGTTTCTCTCCGTATTGGTGGCGCTGGTTGTGCGCGATGCTTTGCCGGAACTGATGGCGGTGCCGCATAGCGGACTGGCGGGGCTGGAGGCGGGCGTGGGCGGCATGATGCGCACGCTGGTGGTGAATATCGCGTTTGCCTACGTGGTGATTTCGCTGGCCGACTTCGTCTGGCAGCGCATGCAGTACCGCAAGGGACTGATGATGAGCAAAGAAGACGTCAAGCAGGAATTCAAGGAGATGGAGGGGGACCCCCACATCAAGCACAAGCGCAAGCATCTGCACCAGGAAATGGTGATGCATGGCGCCGTGGCCAGCGCTCGCAAGGCGACGGTGCTGGTGACCAACCCCACCCACCTGGCGATCGCGATCTACTACCAGCCCGACGAGACCGCGCTGCCCATGGTGCTCGCCAAAGGCGAGGGCGCGCTGGCCGAACAGATGATGAAGGCCGCGCGCGAGGCGGGCGTGCCCGTCATGCAGAATATTCCGCTGGCGCGCGCCCTGATGGCGACCGCGCAAGCCGACCAGTACATCCCCAGCGAGCTGATCGAGCCCGTCGCCGAAGTGTTGCGGCTGGTTCGCAAGTTGGCCGCGAATCCGGAACCCCAGCCATGA
- the sctT gene encoding type III secretion system export apparatus subunit SctT, giving the protein MISGITYAEAKVFLGTLALTQPRILALCAMLPLFNRQLLPGMLRYALCAAIGIVLVPALAPRYAVMDLGTVEIALLVVKEVFVGMVMGFLVAIPFWIFEAVGFVVDNQRGASLGATINPATGNDSSPMGILFNQAFMVFFLVGGGFTLMLTMLYDSFRLWDLWEWAPTLRKESIPLMLDQLGRFLRLTLLFAAPAIVAMFLAEVGLALVSRFAPQLQVFFLAMPIKSALALLVLVLYMSTLFEYAAETTGQIGAALPFLDNQWRAP; this is encoded by the coding sequence ATGATCTCCGGCATCACCTACGCCGAGGCAAAAGTCTTCCTGGGCACGCTGGCGCTGACGCAGCCCCGGATACTGGCGCTGTGCGCGATGCTGCCGCTGTTCAACCGGCAGCTGCTGCCGGGCATGCTGCGCTACGCGCTGTGCGCGGCGATCGGCATCGTGCTGGTGCCGGCGCTGGCGCCACGCTATGCGGTCATGGACCTGGGCACGGTCGAGATCGCGCTGCTGGTGGTCAAGGAGGTCTTCGTCGGCATGGTCATGGGCTTCCTGGTGGCCATTCCGTTCTGGATCTTCGAGGCGGTCGGCTTCGTGGTGGACAACCAGCGCGGGGCCAGCCTGGGCGCCACCATCAACCCGGCCACCGGCAATGACTCCTCGCCCATGGGGATCCTGTTCAACCAGGCTTTCATGGTGTTCTTCCTGGTGGGCGGCGGCTTCACACTGATGCTGACCATGCTGTACGACAGCTTCCGCCTGTGGGACCTGTGGGAATGGGCGCCCACGCTGCGCAAGGAGAGCATTCCGCTGATGCTGGACCAGCTTGGGCGGTTCCTTCGGCTCACCCTGCTGTTCGCGGCGCCGGCGATCGTCGCGATGTTCCTGGCCGAGGTCGGGCTGGCTCTGGTGAGCCGCTTCGCGCCCCAGCTGCAGGTGTTCTTCCTGGCCATGCCGATCAAGAGCGCGCTGGCCCTGCTGGTGCTGGTGCTCTACATGAGCACGCTGTTCGAGTACGCCGCCGAGACCACCGGCCAGATCGGTGCGGCCCTGCCGTTCCTGGACAACCAATGGCGGGCGCCATGA
- the sctS gene encoding type III secretion system export apparatus subunit SctS — MGTVDLVSYMTQALYLVLWLSLPPIAVAAIVGTLFSLFQALTQIQEQTLSFAVKLIAVFATIMLTARWLSAELYNFTISVFDLFYKIH; from the coding sequence ATGGGAACCGTCGATCTCGTCTCTTACATGACCCAGGCGCTGTACCTGGTGCTGTGGCTGTCCCTGCCGCCGATCGCGGTGGCGGCCATCGTCGGCACGCTGTTTTCGCTGTTCCAGGCGCTGACCCAGATCCAGGAGCAGACGCTGTCGTTCGCGGTGAAGCTGATCGCGGTGTTCGCCACGATCATGTTGACGGCGCGCTGGCTCAGCGCCGAGCTCTACAACTTCACGATTTCCGTGTTCGACCTTTTCTACAAGATCCACTAG
- the sctR gene encoding type III secretion system export apparatus subunit SctR, giving the protein MSGGADPISLAVVLALLALVPLAAVMTTSFLKIAVVLTLVRNALGVQQVPPNMALYGLALILSAYVMGPVVMQIGDELRAPPAAVAPGAPAPDRLEGILDAVTRGAEPMRAFMMKNSRPEQRDFFVRTARELWGEQAARNLKQDDLLVLIPSFLVSELTAAFQIGFLLYLPFVIIDLIVSNILLAMGMMMVSPVTISMPLKLFLFVMVDGWTRLIQGLVLSYS; this is encoded by the coding sequence ATGAGCGGGGGTGCGGATCCCATCAGCCTGGCCGTTGTCCTGGCGCTGTTGGCGCTGGTGCCGCTGGCCGCCGTCATGACCACGTCCTTCCTGAAGATCGCGGTGGTGTTGACGCTGGTGCGCAATGCGCTGGGTGTGCAGCAGGTGCCGCCCAACATGGCGTTGTACGGCCTGGCGCTGATCCTGTCGGCCTATGTGATGGGGCCGGTGGTCATGCAGATCGGCGATGAATTGCGGGCGCCGCCCGCGGCGGTGGCGCCGGGCGCGCCGGCGCCCGACCGGCTGGAAGGCATCCTGGACGCGGTGACCCGGGGCGCCGAGCCCATGCGCGCCTTCATGATGAAGAACAGCCGGCCGGAGCAGCGCGACTTCTTCGTGCGCACGGCGCGCGAGCTGTGGGGCGAGCAGGCCGCGCGCAACCTGAAGCAGGACGACCTGCTGGTGCTGATTCCCTCGTTTCTGGTTTCGGAGCTGACGGCCGCCTTCCAGATCGGCTTTCTGCTGTACCTGCCGTTTGTCATCATCGACCTGATCGTGTCCAACATCCTGCTCGCGATGGGCATGATGATGGTCTCGCCGGTCACGATATCCATGCCCTTGAAGCTGTTCCTGTTCGTCATGGTCGACGGCTGGACGCGGCTGATCCAGGGCCTGGTGCTGTCCTACAGCTGA
- the sctQ gene encoding type III secretion system cytoplasmic ring protein SctQ, producing MTASTHIPLPSYPLPRLTGNEARARSLIAHHGADLRVVLTPLAGADAEPAAWRLGFTPGVPDAIRQSATLSADLEWAGARLRLGLPPSAAQSWLAARLPDLDAGAVPPPLLATAIETLLAEAMAALSASSPGGPARVVAMGAGSAPLPQAWTLTARNPANGDTVHASLEADGLGLMLLAGLVSGAEPADNGMAVDAVPVRVAARLGWTDMPAAELRSLQARDTIFLDHYLVSPEGELWLAAGAQGLRVRPEQSSYLVTQGWTSLMTETPQSPADAEAGAQTPFDIDAIPVRLTFELGERHLTLGELRQLQPGETFDLERPLADGPVIVRANGALLGMGELVEIDGRIGVTLRSLGKAGA from the coding sequence ATGACCGCCAGTACGCACATTCCGTTGCCTTCCTATCCGCTGCCGCGCCTGACCGGCAATGAAGCGCGCGCGCGCTCGCTGATCGCGCATCACGGCGCCGACCTGCGGGTCGTCCTGACGCCGCTGGCCGGCGCCGACGCCGAGCCCGCCGCATGGCGCCTGGGCTTCACGCCCGGCGTGCCGGATGCGATACGCCAGTCCGCCACCCTGTCCGCCGACCTGGAGTGGGCCGGTGCGCGCCTGCGCCTGGGGCTGCCGCCATCGGCGGCCCAGTCCTGGCTTGCCGCCCGGCTGCCGGACCTGGATGCCGGCGCCGTGCCGCCGCCGCTGCTCGCCACCGCCATCGAGACGCTGCTGGCCGAGGCCATGGCGGCCCTGAGCGCATCTTCGCCGGGCGGTCCGGCCCGCGTCGTGGCCATGGGCGCCGGCTCCGCGCCGCTGCCGCAAGCCTGGACGCTCACGGCCCGCAACCCCGCCAATGGGGACACGGTCCACGCCAGCCTGGAAGCGGACGGGCTGGGGCTGATGCTGCTGGCCGGACTGGTCAGCGGCGCCGAACCCGCGGACAACGGCATGGCCGTGGACGCGGTGCCGGTGCGCGTGGCCGCCCGGCTGGGCTGGACCGACATGCCGGCCGCCGAACTGCGCAGCCTGCAAGCCCGCGACACGATCTTCCTGGACCACTACCTGGTCTCGCCGGAAGGCGAGCTCTGGCTGGCCGCCGGCGCGCAGGGCCTGCGCGTGCGGCCCGAACAATCCTCATACCTCGTTACCCAAGGCTGGACTTCCCTTATGACCGAGACGCCTCAATCGCCGGCCGACGCCGAAGCCGGCGCCCAGACGCCGTTCGACATCGACGCCATTCCCGTGCGCCTGACGTTCGAGCTGGGCGAGCGCCACCTCACCCTGGGCGAACTGCGGCAGCTGCAGCCCGGCGAAACCTTCGACCTGGAGCGCCCGCTGGCCGACGGTCCGGTCATCGTGCGCGCCAACGGGGCGCTGCTGGGCATGGGCGAACTGGTCGAGATCGACGGCAGGATAGGCGTGACGCTGCGCAGCCTGGGCAAGGCGGGCGCATGA
- a CDS encoding type III secretion protein, producing MSVFDELLAIKRFREGQAEIAVSRQRLRHAEADAAKRGSEAALVSYRDEAERHEQAMYSDLCSRVVRVREIENVLQGVAGLREGERQREQAVEAAAQQLEQESKALAASRQQHQHAVRLTGKFVELARVHLDEHLKALEQKEDLEMEEAASISRDREDWEQHEEYEPA from the coding sequence ATGAGCGTCTTCGATGAGCTGCTGGCCATCAAGCGCTTCCGCGAAGGGCAGGCGGAGATCGCCGTGTCGCGGCAGCGCCTGCGCCACGCGGAAGCGGACGCCGCCAAGCGCGGGTCCGAAGCCGCGCTGGTGTCCTATCGCGACGAGGCCGAACGGCACGAGCAGGCCATGTACAGCGACCTGTGCAGCCGGGTGGTGCGCGTGCGCGAAATCGAAAACGTGCTGCAGGGCGTGGCCGGGCTGCGCGAAGGCGAACGCCAGCGCGAGCAGGCGGTGGAAGCCGCCGCGCAGCAGCTGGAGCAGGAGAGCAAGGCGCTGGCCGCCAGCCGCCAGCAGCATCAGCACGCAGTGCGGCTGACGGGAAAGTTCGTGGAGCTGGCGCGGGTCCATCTGGACGAGCACCTGAAGGCGCTGGAGCAAAAGGAAGATCTGGAAATGGAAGAGGCCGCATCCATCTCGCGGGACCGCGAGGACTGGGAGCAGCACGAGGAGTACGAGCCGGCATGA
- the sctN gene encoding type III secretion system ATPase SctN gives MRQFDYIAEMMELALQDTPTLRIKGRVTQVIGTIIKAVVPTVKVGEVCILRNPGENFEMKGEVVGFARDAALITPIGDMYGISTATEVIPTGRAHMVPVGPGLLGRVLDGLGRPLDEAELGPLEASKFYPVFAEAPDPLKRRIISEPLELGVRALDGVLTCGEGQRMGIFAAAGGGKSTLMGMLVKGADVDVTVVALIGERGREVREFLEHELGREGRRKSVIVCATSDKSSMERAKAAYVATAIAEYFRDQGKRVLFLMDSVTRFARAQREIGLAAGEPPTRRGYPPSVFATLPKLMERAGMNEHGSITALYTVLVEGDDMTEPIADETRSILDGHIVLSRKLGASNHYPAIDVLASASRVMNAVITPEHKRAAGRLRELMAKYQEVELLVKIGEYKRGGDAVTDEAIDKIGAINTFLKQRTDERATLPEALARMTEIVGAG, from the coding sequence ATGCGCCAATTCGACTACATCGCCGAGATGATGGAGCTTGCGCTGCAGGACACCCCGACCCTGCGCATCAAGGGCAGGGTCACGCAGGTGATCGGCACCATCATCAAGGCCGTGGTTCCGACCGTGAAGGTGGGGGAGGTCTGCATCCTGCGCAACCCCGGCGAAAACTTCGAGATGAAGGGCGAGGTGGTGGGCTTTGCGCGCGACGCCGCCCTGATCACGCCCATCGGCGATATGTACGGCATTTCGACCGCGACCGAAGTCATCCCGACCGGACGCGCCCATATGGTGCCGGTTGGACCCGGCCTGTTGGGCCGGGTGCTGGACGGCCTGGGCCGGCCCCTGGACGAAGCCGAGCTGGGGCCGCTGGAGGCCAGCAAGTTCTATCCGGTGTTCGCGGAAGCGCCCGATCCCCTGAAGCGCCGCATCATCTCCGAACCGCTGGAGCTGGGCGTGCGGGCGCTGGACGGGGTGCTGACCTGCGGCGAAGGCCAGCGCATGGGGATCTTCGCGGCCGCCGGCGGCGGCAAGTCCACCTTGATGGGCATGCTGGTCAAGGGCGCCGACGTGGACGTGACCGTGGTTGCGCTGATCGGCGAGCGCGGCCGCGAAGTGCGCGAATTCCTGGAACATGAACTGGGCCGCGAAGGCCGCCGCAAGAGCGTGATCGTCTGCGCCACCAGCGACAAGTCGTCGATGGAGCGCGCCAAGGCGGCCTACGTGGCCACCGCCATCGCCGAATATTTCCGCGACCAGGGCAAGCGCGTGCTGTTCCTGATGGATTCCGTGACACGCTTTGCCCGCGCCCAGCGTGAAATCGGCCTGGCGGCGGGCGAACCGCCCACCCGCCGCGGTTATCCGCCCTCGGTGTTCGCGACACTGCCCAAGCTGATGGAGCGCGCCGGCATGAACGAGCACGGCTCCATTACGGCGCTCTACACCGTGCTGGTGGAAGGCGACGACATGACCGAGCCGATCGCGGACGAGACCCGCTCCATCCTGGACGGCCATATCGTGCTGTCGCGCAAGCTGGGCGCGTCCAACCACTATCCGGCCATCGACGTGCTGGCTTCCGCCAGCCGCGTGATGAACGCCGTCATCACGCCCGAGCACAAGCGGGCGGCCGGCAGGTTGCGCGAACTCATGGCCAAGTACCAGGAAGTGGAGCTGCTGGTGAAGATCGGCGAGTACAAGCGGGGCGGCGATGCCGTGACGGACGAGGCCATCGACAAGATCGGCGCGATCAATACCTTCCTGAAGCAGCGCACCGACGAGCGCGCGACCCTGCCGGAAGCCCTGGCCCGCATGACCGAGATCGTGGGGGCGGGATGA
- a CDS encoding HrpE/YscL family type III secretion apparatus protein produces the protein MAFLIPRAPLTPRVLAGRTDPGARVLRAADQAAWADAEALLAQAREQADAIVGGAQAAFDAESRRGYEEGRQSALLDQAEKMIETVGRTVEYFAGVENEMVELVMAAVRKVVDGYDDREKVMVVVRNALAVVRNQKQMTLRLNPAEVDTVREQINDLLAAYPGVGYLDILADGRLARGACILESEIGMVEASLEGQIQALRQAFQRTLGSRI, from the coding sequence ATGGCATTCCTCATTCCCCGCGCTCCGCTGACGCCCCGCGTGCTGGCGGGGCGGACCGATCCCGGCGCGCGCGTGTTGCGGGCCGCGGACCAGGCGGCCTGGGCCGATGCCGAAGCGCTGTTGGCGCAGGCGCGCGAGCAGGCCGACGCGATCGTCGGCGGCGCGCAGGCCGCGTTCGACGCCGAGAGCCGGCGCGGCTACGAAGAAGGCCGTCAGTCCGCGTTGCTGGACCAGGCCGAGAAGATGATCGAGACCGTCGGCCGCACGGTCGAGTACTTCGCCGGCGTTGAAAACGAAATGGTGGAACTGGTGATGGCCGCGGTGCGCAAGGTCGTCGACGGCTATGACGATCGCGAAAAGGTCATGGTGGTGGTGCGAAACGCGCTGGCCGTGGTGCGCAACCAGAAACAGATGACGCTGCGGCTGAACCCGGCGGAAGTCGATACCGTGCGCGAGCAGATCAACGACCTGCTGGCCGCCTATCCGGGCGTGGGCTACCTGGACATCCTGGCCGATGGCCGCCTGGCCCGCGGCGCCTGCATCCTGGAAAGCGAGATCGGCATGGTCGAGGCCAGCCTGGAAGGCCAGATCCAGGCGCTGCGCCAGGCCTTCCAGCGCACCTTGGGCAGCAGAATCTAG
- a CDS encoding SctK family type III secretion system sorting platform protein gives MTLAASALDRRLVEFNQLPSRTLHPSRHAAYAAPAVLKALAAAPALAPAWHRHWSRDILRALGLHERPVTDPGRPELALALLAPDALAQCARRLGAALCGPRLRRAIAGDEVRLLIGGLGADLLEFTRRTAGGLHAGIPESAAWSVEQAASAVDTLGHGALRAALSGAGPELRLRAELKLPELPAQDFPLPAAEALSLGLSILKNTDPIWHSSFPALR, from the coding sequence ATGACGCTGGCGGCAAGCGCGCTGGATCGCCGGCTGGTCGAGTTCAACCAGCTGCCCAGCCGCACCCTGCATCCCAGCCGCCATGCCGCCTACGCGGCGCCCGCGGTCCTCAAGGCGCTGGCTGCCGCGCCCGCGCTGGCGCCGGCCTGGCACCGGCACTGGTCGCGGGACATCCTGCGCGCCCTGGGCTTGCACGAGCGTCCCGTGACGGACCCCGGCCGCCCGGAGCTGGCCTTGGCGCTGCTGGCGCCCGATGCGCTGGCGCAGTGCGCGCGGCGCCTGGGCGCGGCGCTGTGCGGTCCGCGCCTGCGCCGCGCCATCGCGGGCGACGAGGTGCGCTTGCTGATCGGCGGCCTGGGCGCCGACCTCCTGGAATTCACCCGCCGGACGGCGGGCGGGCTGCACGCCGGCATTCCGGAAAGCGCGGCATGGTCGGTCGAGCAGGCCGCCTCCGCCGTCGATACGCTGGGCCATGGCGCCCTGCGGGCCGCCTTGAGCGGAGCCGGCCCGGAACTGCGGTTGCGGGCCGAATTGAAACTGCCCGAGCTGCCCGCCCAGGACTTCCCCTTGCCCGCCGCCGAAGCGCTGTCGCTCGGCCTGTCGATACTGAAGAACACGGACCCCATATGGCATTCCTCATTCCCCGCGCTCCGCTGA